One Nicotiana tomentosiformis chromosome 4, ASM39032v3, whole genome shotgun sequence genomic window carries:
- the LOC138909718 gene encoding uncharacterized protein — translation MSVTDYEARFSELSRHALMILPMDTERVRRFVAGMHSGIRANMAREVEMWTSYQLVVEIARRIEGYHQRGREQMQQDKRDRFSGEFRGTPARGRGQFGRGQPSTPPYSSPPPPRGAPAHPYFSDMPESSHRPPSFRGSSNGYSGHQGSSSSYFSAMPESSYRPLAIQASSSVLTGHQGRTSGQQIATLRVCFKCGDPGHMRRFCPRLQGKAVQQGQQPMISALAIRPPRGRGQAGRGRPRGGGQAGGGQSATVQSGGGQPASAPARFYVFLARPNALASDAVITGIISVCGKDASLTIFVQAKGSQFEVA, via the exons atgtcagtgaccgactatgaggcgaggttttctgagttgtctcgccatgcacttatgatacttcctatggacacagagagagtgcggaggtttgttgcagggATGCACTCCGGTATTAGGGCcaatatggcccgagaggttgagatgtggACTTCTTACCAACTGGTAGtagagattgctcggaggattgagggctaccatCAGAGGGGGAGAGAGCagatgcagcaggacaagagggaccgtttctctggagagtttagaggcaccccggctaggggcagaggtcaatttgggaggggtcagcctagcacgcccccatattcatcaccaccacctcctcgaggtgctccagcgcACCCCTATTTCAGCGACATGCCAGAGAGTTCTCACCGCCCACCATCCTTCCGGGGTTCTTCCAATGGGTACTCAGGTCACCAAGGGTCTTCCAGCTCCTATTTTAGCGCCATGCCGGAGAGTTCATATCGCCCACTGGCTATTCAGGCTTCTTCCAGTGTGTTGACAGGCCATCAGGGTCGGACATCAGGGCAGCAGATTGCCACACTGAGGGTCTGTTTCAAGTGCGGAGATCCCGGTCACATGagaagattctgccccaggcttcagggcaaggcagtgcagcagggccaGCAGCCCATGATTTCAGCACTGGCTATCCGGCCACCCAGAGGTAGAGGGCAGGctggtaggggccgtcctagaggtggaggccaggcaggaGGAGGCCAGTCAGCTACTGTTCAGTCCGGCGGGGGCCAGCCCGCCagcgctccagctagattctatgttTTTCTGGCCAGACCAAATGcattggcctcagatgccgtgatcacaggtattatttctgtatgcggtaaggatgcttcg cttacaatatttgttcaagcaaagggatctcaatttgaggtagcgtag
- the LOC138909719 gene encoding uncharacterized protein, which translates to MAEELKKLTSRVQGVEGVKGIQGLNYEDLCIQPDVELPKGYKPPKFEMFDGIGDPKVHLRTYCDKLVGVGRDERIRMKLFIRSLTGDALSWYISQNPKKWKKPTETFCEYATRWRSEAAKVKPALEEEQMNKFFVRA; encoded by the exons atgGCAGAGGAACTTAAGAAGCTCACAAGCCGAGTCCAGGGTGTCGAAGGGGTTAAAGGCATTCAGGGTTTGaactatgaagatttgtgtattcagccagacgtAGAACTACcgaagggttacaaacctcccaagttcgagaTGTTTGACGGAAtaggtgatccgaaggtgcatttgagaacatattgtgacaagcttgtaggagttggcagggatgaaagaatccgaaTGAAGTTGTTCATAagaagcctcactggagacgccctgtcttggtacatcagtcagaacccaaagaaatgg aagaagccaacggaaactttctgcgagtatgctactcggtggaggtctgaagctgcaaaagtaaagCCAGCACTAGAAGAAGagcagatgaataagttcttcgtcagagcttag
- the LOC138910631 gene encoding uncharacterized protein yields MNGAVEAANKNIKKILRKMVDNHKQWHERLPFALLGYQTTDRTSTGAIPYLLVYGTEVVIPAEVEIPSLRIIQEAELSDAEWIRSRYEQLALIDGKRMNALCHGQLYQNRMSRALNKRFKPRQFAPEQLVLKRIFPHQDEAKGKFSPNWQGPYMV; encoded by the coding sequence atgaatggagccgtggaggccgcaaataagaatatcaagaaaatactgaggaagatggtagacaaccacaagcaatggcacgaaaggttaccatttgccttattggggtaccAGACCACAGACCGCACGTCAACCGGGGCAATTCCTTACCTAttggtctatggtactgaagtCGTCATCCCCGCCgaggtagaaattccttctttgagaattatacaagaagctgaactcagtgaCGCAGAATGGATAAGGAGCCGCTATGAGCAATTAGCCCTAATagatgggaaaagaatgaatgcattGTGTCATGGTCAGCTTTATCAGAatagaatgtccagagctttaaACAAAAGGttcaaacctagacagttcgcaccagagcagctggtgctgaaacggatctttccacatcaggatgaagccaaaggaaaattctcacccaactggcaagggcCTTATATGGTTTAG